Proteins encoded in a region of the Triticum urartu cultivar G1812 unplaced genomic scaffold, Tu2.1 TuUngrouped_contig_6992, whole genome shotgun sequence genome:
- the LOC125531377 gene encoding 9-beta-pimara-7,15-diene synthase, chloroplastic-like isoform X2, whose product MANPARVSVSSTLLQSAPHQAVRLPAAPPSVSKCELQVQHHGRGKPPRVSFACLASRLHSTEPAYVAEAMLAGQTIGPCSAVELDARIRKHLKKPEFSPSAYDTAWVAMVPLPDSDPQAPCFPRCVEWILQNQHSSGSWGINEFGLLANKDIMLSTLACIIALKKWNIGSCHIRREFIGRNVSTVKNEQIVSPVGFNLIFPGMLNHAITMGLEFPVRETDISGILHLREMELTRLAEEKSCGKEAYLAYVAEERLVNLLDYNQVMKFQRKNGSLFNSPAATAAALVHYYDNKALQYLDSIVRIFGGAVPTVYPQNIYYQLSMVDMLEKIGISRHFSSDINTILDKAYISWLQREEEIIQDVETCAMAFRLLRMNGYDVSSDELSHVAEASTFHNSLEGYLSQTNSLLELYKASKVCLSENELILENISNWSGRLLTEKLCCNGTNRIPIFGEVEYTLKFPFYATVEALDRKRNIEHFDSRVSEPLKTKNLLCHVNQDLLDFAVQDFSFSQSIYQDELSHLERWEKENRLHELRFLRKGSLINCYLSAAATISAHEFSDARIACAETIALVLVTDDFFDVGASKEEQENLIALVEKWDQHHQVEFYSEQVEVVFSALYTTVKQIGEMASAVQNLDVTKHLDETWLHYLRSAATEAGWRWSEYVPTVEQYMTEAVTSFGMGPIILTSLYLVQQKLENHIIKDPEYNELLKLMGTCGRLLNDTQGFERESSDGKLNVISLRVLHSEGSMSIEAAQEVIQESIASCRRDLLRLVVREERVVPRPCKDVFWRFCKTAHLFYCHTDGFSSPKEMLCTMNAIFREPLKLQITSPLAVQSEK is encoded by the exons ATGGCAAATCCTGCACGAGTTAGTGTCTCTTCCACCCTCCTGCAATCTGCGCCTCACCAGGCCGTCCGCCTCCCGGCCGCTCCACCGTCCGTGTCAAAGTGTGAGTTGCAGGTGCAGCATCATGGAAGAGGAAAGCCTCCGCGCGTCAGCTTCGCCTGCTTAGCCTCCAGGCTTCATTCCACGGAACCAG CATATGTTGCCGAGGCGATGTTGGCAGGACAAACTATAGGACCATGCAGTGCTGTG GAACTGGATGCTAGAATACGAAAGCATCTCAAAAAACCTGAATTCTCGCCATCTGCGTATGACACGGCATGGGTGGCTATGGTGCCATTGCCGGACTCGGATCCGCAGGCTCCATGCTTCCCTCGGTGTGTTGAATGGATACTGCAAAATCAACACTCTAGTGGGTCTTGGGGTATCAACGAATTTGGGTTATTAGCAAACAAGGATATTATGTTATCCACATTGGCCTGTATCATTGCACTTAAGAAATGGAACATTGGCTCCTGCCACATAAGGAGAG AATTTATTGGAAGGAATGTCTCCACTGTCAAGAATGAGCAAATTGTTTCTCCGGTAGGCTTCAATCTTATTTTCCCTGGTATGCTTAACCATGCTATCACGATGGGTTTGGAATTTCCAGTCAGAGAAACTGATATCAGTGGGATACTTCACCTCCGTGAGATGGAGCTGACAAG ACTGGCTGAGGAGAAATCTTGTGGGAAAGAAGCATATTTGGCCTATGTTGCTGAAGAAAGGTTAGTAAACTTGTTGGACTACAATCAAGTTATGAAGTTCCAGCGAAAGAATGGGTCCTTGTTCAACTCTCCTGCCGCAACTGCTGCTGCATTAGTGCACTACTATGATAATAAAGCTCTCCAGTACCTCGACTCCATTGTCAGAATATTTGGTGGTGCAG TACCAACAGTATACCCACAGAATATATATTATCAGCTCTCAATGGTGGATATGCTCGAAAAGATTGGAATATCTCGCCATTTTTCCAGTGACATAAACACCATCCTGGACAAGGCATACAT TTCCTGGTTACAGAGAGAGGAGGAAATAATTCAAGATGTAGAAACATGTGCAATGGCGTTCCGCCTTTTACGGATGAATGGATATGATGTTTCGTCAG ATGAGTTGTCCCATGTTGCTGAGGCCTCCACTTTCCATAACTCACTTGAAGGctatttaagtcaaacaaattCTTTATTAGAGTTATACAAGGCTTCGAAAGTATGTTTGTCAGAAAATGAATTGATCCTGGAGAACATAAGTAACTGGTCAGGCCGCTTATTGACAGAAAAGTTGTGTTGTAATGGGACAAACAGAATACCAATTTTTGGAGAG GTAGAATATACTCTTAAATTTCCATTTTATGCAACAGTGGAAGCTCTAGACCGTAAGAGGAACATTGAACATTTTGACTCTAGGGTTTCTGAGCCGCTAAAGACAAAAAACTT GCTGTGTCATGTTAATCAAGATCTTCTAGATTTTGCTGTTCAAGATTTCAGTTTTTCTCAATCTATATACCAGGATGAACTCAGCCACCTCGAGAG GTGGGAGAAAGAAAACAGGCTGCACGAGCTAAGATTTCTACGCAAAGGGAGTCTTATAAATTGTTATCTCTCTGCTGCTGCAACCATATCCGCTCATGAATTCTCTGATGCTCGTATTGCATGTGCGGAAACTATTGCGCTCGTACTTGTTACTGATGACTTCTTTGATGTTGGAGCATCCAAAGAAGAACAAGAAAACCTCATAGCATTAGTAGAGAA GTGGGATCAGCATCACCAAGTTGAGTTCTACTCTGAGCAAGTAGAAGTAGTATTTTCTGCTCTTTATACTACAGTTAAGCAGATCGGAGAGATGGCTTCTGCTGTACAAAACCTCGATGTTACAAAGCACCTGGATGAAACA TGGCTACATTACTTGAGGTCTGCAGCGACCGAGGCGGGATGGCGATGGAGTGAATATGTACCAACAGTTGAGCAATACATGACAGAAGCGGTAACCTCATTCGGGATGGGTCCCATTATCCTCACATCACTCTATTTGGTCCAACAAAAACTCGAGAATCATATTATCAAAGACCCGGAGTACAATGAGTTGCTTAAATTAATGGGCACATGTGGCCGTCTCCTGAATGATACTCAAGGCTTTGAG AGGGAGTCCAGTGATGGAAAACTGAACGTCATCTCACTGCGTGTTCTTCACAGTGAGGGTTCCATGTCCATCGAAGCTGCTCAAGAGGTGATACAAGAGTCAATAGCCTCGTGTCGGAGAGACCTGCTAAGGCTGGTTGTTAGAGAAGAACGTGTTGTTCCTAGGCCATGCAAGGATGTGTTCTGGAGGTTTTGTAAGACAGCTCACTTGTTCTACTGTCACACCGACGGATTTTCCTCGCCCAAAGAAATGCTCTGCACGATGAATGCAATATTCAGAGAGCCACTTAAACTTCAAATAACCAGTCCTTTGGCTGTTCAATCAGAAAAATAA
- the LOC125531377 gene encoding 9-beta-pimara-7,15-diene synthase, chloroplastic-like isoform X1, which yields MANPARVSVSSTLLQSAPHQAVRLPAAPPSVSKCELQVQHHGRGKPPRVSFACLASRLHSTEPAYVAEAMLAGQTIGPCSAVELDARIRKHLKKPEFSPSAYDTAWVAMVPLPDSDPQAPCFPRCVEWILQNQHSSGSWGINEFGLLANKDIMLSTLACIIALKKWNIGSCHIRRGLEFIGRNVSTVKNEQIVSPVGFNLIFPGMLNHAITMGLEFPVRETDISGILHLREMELTRLAEEKSCGKEAYLAYVAEERLVNLLDYNQVMKFQRKNGSLFNSPAATAAALVHYYDNKALQYLDSIVRIFGGAVPTVYPQNIYYQLSMVDMLEKIGISRHFSSDINTILDKAYISWLQREEEIIQDVETCAMAFRLLRMNGYDVSSDELSHVAEASTFHNSLEGYLSQTNSLLELYKASKVCLSENELILENISNWSGRLLTEKLCCNGTNRIPIFGEVEYTLKFPFYATVEALDRKRNIEHFDSRVSEPLKTKNLLCHVNQDLLDFAVQDFSFSQSIYQDELSHLERWEKENRLHELRFLRKGSLINCYLSAAATISAHEFSDARIACAETIALVLVTDDFFDVGASKEEQENLIALVEKWDQHHQVEFYSEQVEVVFSALYTTVKQIGEMASAVQNLDVTKHLDETWLHYLRSAATEAGWRWSEYVPTVEQYMTEAVTSFGMGPIILTSLYLVQQKLENHIIKDPEYNELLKLMGTCGRLLNDTQGFERESSDGKLNVISLRVLHSEGSMSIEAAQEVIQESIASCRRDLLRLVVREERVVPRPCKDVFWRFCKTAHLFYCHTDGFSSPKEMLCTMNAIFREPLKLQITSPLAVQSEK from the exons ATGGCAAATCCTGCACGAGTTAGTGTCTCTTCCACCCTCCTGCAATCTGCGCCTCACCAGGCCGTCCGCCTCCCGGCCGCTCCACCGTCCGTGTCAAAGTGTGAGTTGCAGGTGCAGCATCATGGAAGAGGAAAGCCTCCGCGCGTCAGCTTCGCCTGCTTAGCCTCCAGGCTTCATTCCACGGAACCAG CATATGTTGCCGAGGCGATGTTGGCAGGACAAACTATAGGACCATGCAGTGCTGTG GAACTGGATGCTAGAATACGAAAGCATCTCAAAAAACCTGAATTCTCGCCATCTGCGTATGACACGGCATGGGTGGCTATGGTGCCATTGCCGGACTCGGATCCGCAGGCTCCATGCTTCCCTCGGTGTGTTGAATGGATACTGCAAAATCAACACTCTAGTGGGTCTTGGGGTATCAACGAATTTGGGTTATTAGCAAACAAGGATATTATGTTATCCACATTGGCCTGTATCATTGCACTTAAGAAATGGAACATTGGCTCCTGCCACATAAGGAGAG GACTAGAATTTATTGGAAGGAATGTCTCCACTGTCAAGAATGAGCAAATTGTTTCTCCGGTAGGCTTCAATCTTATTTTCCCTGGTATGCTTAACCATGCTATCACGATGGGTTTGGAATTTCCAGTCAGAGAAACTGATATCAGTGGGATACTTCACCTCCGTGAGATGGAGCTGACAAG ACTGGCTGAGGAGAAATCTTGTGGGAAAGAAGCATATTTGGCCTATGTTGCTGAAGAAAGGTTAGTAAACTTGTTGGACTACAATCAAGTTATGAAGTTCCAGCGAAAGAATGGGTCCTTGTTCAACTCTCCTGCCGCAACTGCTGCTGCATTAGTGCACTACTATGATAATAAAGCTCTCCAGTACCTCGACTCCATTGTCAGAATATTTGGTGGTGCAG TACCAACAGTATACCCACAGAATATATATTATCAGCTCTCAATGGTGGATATGCTCGAAAAGATTGGAATATCTCGCCATTTTTCCAGTGACATAAACACCATCCTGGACAAGGCATACAT TTCCTGGTTACAGAGAGAGGAGGAAATAATTCAAGATGTAGAAACATGTGCAATGGCGTTCCGCCTTTTACGGATGAATGGATATGATGTTTCGTCAG ATGAGTTGTCCCATGTTGCTGAGGCCTCCACTTTCCATAACTCACTTGAAGGctatttaagtcaaacaaattCTTTATTAGAGTTATACAAGGCTTCGAAAGTATGTTTGTCAGAAAATGAATTGATCCTGGAGAACATAAGTAACTGGTCAGGCCGCTTATTGACAGAAAAGTTGTGTTGTAATGGGACAAACAGAATACCAATTTTTGGAGAG GTAGAATATACTCTTAAATTTCCATTTTATGCAACAGTGGAAGCTCTAGACCGTAAGAGGAACATTGAACATTTTGACTCTAGGGTTTCTGAGCCGCTAAAGACAAAAAACTT GCTGTGTCATGTTAATCAAGATCTTCTAGATTTTGCTGTTCAAGATTTCAGTTTTTCTCAATCTATATACCAGGATGAACTCAGCCACCTCGAGAG GTGGGAGAAAGAAAACAGGCTGCACGAGCTAAGATTTCTACGCAAAGGGAGTCTTATAAATTGTTATCTCTCTGCTGCTGCAACCATATCCGCTCATGAATTCTCTGATGCTCGTATTGCATGTGCGGAAACTATTGCGCTCGTACTTGTTACTGATGACTTCTTTGATGTTGGAGCATCCAAAGAAGAACAAGAAAACCTCATAGCATTAGTAGAGAA GTGGGATCAGCATCACCAAGTTGAGTTCTACTCTGAGCAAGTAGAAGTAGTATTTTCTGCTCTTTATACTACAGTTAAGCAGATCGGAGAGATGGCTTCTGCTGTACAAAACCTCGATGTTACAAAGCACCTGGATGAAACA TGGCTACATTACTTGAGGTCTGCAGCGACCGAGGCGGGATGGCGATGGAGTGAATATGTACCAACAGTTGAGCAATACATGACAGAAGCGGTAACCTCATTCGGGATGGGTCCCATTATCCTCACATCACTCTATTTGGTCCAACAAAAACTCGAGAATCATATTATCAAAGACCCGGAGTACAATGAGTTGCTTAAATTAATGGGCACATGTGGCCGTCTCCTGAATGATACTCAAGGCTTTGAG AGGGAGTCCAGTGATGGAAAACTGAACGTCATCTCACTGCGTGTTCTTCACAGTGAGGGTTCCATGTCCATCGAAGCTGCTCAAGAGGTGATACAAGAGTCAATAGCCTCGTGTCGGAGAGACCTGCTAAGGCTGGTTGTTAGAGAAGAACGTGTTGTTCCTAGGCCATGCAAGGATGTGTTCTGGAGGTTTTGTAAGACAGCTCACTTGTTCTACTGTCACACCGACGGATTTTCCTCGCCCAAAGAAATGCTCTGCACGATGAATGCAATATTCAGAGAGCCACTTAAACTTCAAATAACCAGTCCTTTGGCTGTTCAATCAGAAAAATAA